The window AACCCTACATAGAAGGCGCCCACCTGGTTCCGGTGCTTCAGAACTTCATGCCCAGCGATATCTGGCTCTACGCAGCCTACACACAGCGCCGCCAAAATAGCGCTGCGCTGCGTGCATTGCTCGCGATGCTGGAAGTCCGGATGCAGGAGAGCACGGCTTCCCCTTCTGTCTCCATGGGCGCTGCACCTGCACCTCCCGTTTGACGGCGCACCCAAGGCCTCTTCGGTGCGCGACCTGCAGGCAGCGCTGGCGCCTCACAGGGTCAGCGTCGCGTGGTTTCCGCGTGCAGTCGCTCGACGAGTTCGTCCGTGGGCATCACGTCGGCATACTTGCTCGCCATGTCGAACAGGTTCACAGCGTGTGATGTCTGGGAGCGGTCGTAGACCGCATCCTCCGGGACCACGACCTTGAAGTTGAGCGAGCAAGCATCGACCACGGTCGCACGAACACATCCGCTTGTCGTGCAACCGGTGACCACGAGCGTGTCGATGCCGAGGCTGATCAGATAGCTGGTCAATGCCGTCCCATGGAATGCACTGGCCTGGAACTTGGGAATCGTGATGTCCTCCGGGCGCGGCTGGACCTCTGCGATGAAGTCGTATCCCCGCTGGGGCACGTTCATCACCGCGGGCACTTTCGTTTCGAACTGCCCGCGGTTGTGCACTCCCTTCGGGGCCACGTAGGGGTAGAGCACCGGCGCATGCAGCGCCCGGAACGCCGCCAGCAACCGCGCAATGTGCGGCACGGCACGCCAGCCGTACTCGCCGCAGCTCGTGGACATGTGGTCGATGGCCTGTCGAATCGGCATCGGCGTTTCGCCCATGGAGCGGTACTGGACGTCGATGATGAGCAGGGCGGGCCGGCGACCGAGGCCGCTGGGCGTGCCCCAGCCGGCCTCGCGATAGATGGCCTGCTCTTCCTCGGGAATGATGCCGTCCCACGGGCGGGGCCGGCGTTCGATGATGGAGGTCACGTTGTCAGATCTCCACCGTCGTCGCGTCGTAGGCGAGCAGCCAGTCGTAGCGTTCGCGCACGGCTTGGGACGACCACTGCTCTTCGATATAGGGCCATGCTGTCTCGCTGTTCGCCAAGGCGGGGCTGTGGAAGACGGACAGCATCTCCAGGGACTTTTGCTTGGTGCGGTTGGCGCGTTCGATGCGCGCGGTGTCGTAGCGTCTCAGCGCTGCCGCCACGTCATCCGGCGATTGTTCGAGGCAGCGTGCGAGCACGCAGGCGTCTTCCATCGTCAGGTTGACGCCCATGCCGAGGTACGGGGTCATCGAATGGCAGGCGTCGCCCACCAGCGTCACGCGGCCTTCGGACCAGCGCTCGAGCGGGTCGCGCACGAAAAGGCCCCAGCGAAAAAGGTTCTCGGAATGGATGAAGAGATCCAGGATGTCCTGATGCCAGCCTTCGAAGTCCTTGAGCGCGTCTGCGAGCTCTCCGCGCTCCGACCAGGACTCGGTCTGCCAGGTCGGGCTGTCCACCTGCGCGGAGAAGCTCACGAACTCCTCGCCATTGCGCTGCACGGGGTAGGTCGTGACGTGCGCGGTGGGGCCGATCCACGTCGAGGCGAGCGGCGCGCGGTGCTGGGGCTTGAGCTTGCCCATGGGAGCGAGACCGCGCCACGCGTTCGCGCCTGTGTAGCGCGCCGGCGCCGGGCCGAAGAGCGATTGGCGCACGCGCGAATGTGCCCCGTCGCAGCCGACCACCACGTCGCCCTCCACGAATGAGCCGTCCTCCAGCATCAGCTGCGCACGGCCGCCCGCGGTGCGCGCGCCGGTCGAGCGCACGCCGAAATGCACCGCGTCGGGCTTGAGCTTCACCACGGCCTCGTAGAGCACCCGCTGCAGCTCCGCTCGCAAGACCTGGATGAGCGTGTGGTTCGCCTTGGATGCATCGGCATCCCGGTTGTAGACGGAGCGCTGCTCGCCGGTCTTCCAGAAGCGAACGACGCGGTCCTGCGGCGGCAGGTTGATGGCCTCCACCGCCTCCTTCAGGCCGATGGCCTCCAGGACGCGGCCGCCGTTGGCCGAGATCCACAAGCCTGCGCCGACCTCGCGCAGCTCCGGCGACTGCTCGTACACGTCCACGTCGAAGCCCTTCCGCAGCAAGGAGGCCGCCAGCGTGAGCCCTCCCATGCCGGCGCCGGCAACGATCACGTGCAAGCGCCCTGGCTGTTTCGAATCCGTCATTGGTTCTCCATTTGATAACGCGATGGGTTGTGAATGAGGTCGAGGATGGCCTCGATGATCTTGACGTAGCCGGTGCAGCGGCAAATGTTGCCGCGCAGGTAGTGACGAACCGTCTCCTCCGACGGCTGGGGATGCAGCGCCAGCATCGACTTCACGGCGAGGATCATTCCGGGCGTGCAGAAGCCGCACTGCAATGCCCCGTGGGCGATGAAGGCCCGCTGCACGGGGTCCAATTGCTTGCCCTTGCCGAGCCCTTCGATGGTGGTGACGCTGCGCCCTTGCACATCGGCGCACAGCGTGGTGCAGCTCGAGGCAGGCAGCCCGTCGACCAGCACCGTGCACGCGCCGCAGACCTGCACGTCGCAGGAGCGCTTGGTGCCCTTGAGGCGCAGGCGATCCCGCAGGACGTCGATCAGCAGCTCGCGTGCTTCGATGTCGACGGAGGCTTCGACGCCGTTGAGCGTCATGTCGACGCGCATCAGCGGGAATTCGGTGGTGTGGGTGCTCATGGGAGGCAGGCGGCAATGGCGCGTTGCGCGAGGACTGAAACGAGGTGGCGCTTGTAGTCCGCGCCGCCGTGGAGATCGTCGTGAGCTTCGAGGCTCGCAGCGTCCGCGGCAACGGCCTCTTGCAGACGCTCCCAGACGGCCGGGCTCGGCAGGTCCGGTGCCAGCCGGCTCGCGGCTTCTTCGGCCTGCGCGAGCCGCACCGGAGCGGCGGTGAGCGCGCCGGCCCACAAGCTCAGCCGCTGCGGGTTGTCGGTGGACCAGACGGCTGCCACGCCCACTGCGGGTCGTTCGGTGTGGCCGAAGCATCGGTAGGCAGAGCGCGTGCCCGGCGACTGCGGCGCGACCTCGATGGCCACGAGCATCTCGTTGTCCTCGCGCGCGGTGGCGAACTCGCCGAGATGGAAGTCCCGCGAAGGGACTTCACGTTCGCCGTTCGGGCCGGCCAGCACGACCCAGGCGTCGAGCGCGCTCAGCATGGTGGGCGCGTCGGCATGCGGCTCTCCGAAACACAGCACGCCGCCGAGCGTGCCGGCGACGCGCACGCGGATGTTCGCCACCTGCTCGCTGAGTTCGGCGTAGCCGGGCAGGTGCTCGCGCACCAGCGGATCGTTCGCGAGCGCGTGGTGCGTGGTCAGCGCGCCGATCGAAAGCACGTCGCCTTCACGGATACGGACACCGCGCAGCGCCGGGATCTGCTTGATGTCGATGACGTGCGCATAGCGCAGCACGTGCGCCTTCAGCGCCACGAGCAGTTCGGTGCCCCCCGCGTGAAAGGTCGCGTCGTCGCCATGCTCGGCCTTGAGCGCCAGGGCCTGCGAAAGGCTGGTCGGGCGGTGGAGCGTGAAGCGTGCAGGACGCATCAGTCCCCTCGCTGTCCAAGCCCCGCGGCGACGCCGAGCAGGGGGGCGGCCAACCACCACCACGGCGACTGGCCGAACGCCACCGCCCCATGCGCGACGGCAACGCCGACGGCGACGCTGATGCCCACGCGGGGCCACAGGAGCACGAGTTCGACCCGCCGGCGATCCGAACGCGCGCCGGCGGTCGGGGAGGGCGCCGGCGAGCGGATGGCCTCCACGGCGGCCGCCGCGGGCTGCGATGGCGCAGGGCCCCCCGCCGGATGGTGTGCCGGTGCGGCCGGGCCCTGTGCGGCGGAGGCGGCAACGGGTGCCTGCTCCTGCGGCCGTGCATCGGGAAGACCGACGTCCGACAGCTGCGCACGCAGGCGCCGCTCGAACTCGGCGAAAAGCTCCTCCGATCGCTTCTTCACGA is drawn from Variovorax sp. PBS-H4 and contains these coding sequences:
- a CDS encoding FAD-dependent oxidoreductase; the encoded protein is MTDSKQPGRLHVIVAGAGMGGLTLAASLLRKGFDVDVYEQSPELREVGAGLWISANGGRVLEAIGLKEAVEAINLPPQDRVVRFWKTGEQRSVYNRDADASKANHTLIQVLRAELQRVLYEAVVKLKPDAVHFGVRSTGARTAGGRAQLMLEDGSFVEGDVVVGCDGAHSRVRQSLFGPAPARYTGANAWRGLAPMGKLKPQHRAPLASTWIGPTAHVTTYPVQRNGEEFVSFSAQVDSPTWQTESWSERGELADALKDFEGWHQDILDLFIHSENLFRWGLFVRDPLERWSEGRVTLVGDACHSMTPYLGMGVNLTMEDACVLARCLEQSPDDVAAALRRYDTARIERANRTKQKSLEMLSVFHSPALANSETAWPYIEEQWSSQAVRERYDWLLAYDATTVEI
- a CDS encoding CoxG family protein, giving the protein MDFRIDAVLPATAAQLWAIFFDVQRVATLIPGCENVAEVEPLRRFSAVMKQKIGPFKLEVPTRIEIESHVPQQQVVLVAAGADKFTGTTIDVRMKVDLAEQRTDGGPACQLGVEASMLVAGRLASLGYPIVKKRSEELFAEFERRLRAQLSDVGLPDARPQEQAPVAASAAQGPAAPAHHPAGGPAPSQPAAAAVEAIRSPAPSPTAGARSDRRRVELVLLWPRVGISVAVGVAVAHGAVAFGQSPWWWLAAPLLGVAAGLGQRGD
- a CDS encoding (2Fe-2S)-binding protein gives rise to the protein MSTHTTEFPLMRVDMTLNGVEASVDIEARELLIDVLRDRLRLKGTKRSCDVQVCGACTVLVDGLPASSCTTLCADVQGRSVTTIEGLGKGKQLDPVQRAFIAHGALQCGFCTPGMILAVKSMLALHPQPSEETVRHYLRGNICRCTGYVKIIEAILDLIHNPSRYQMENQ
- a CDS encoding FAD binding domain-containing protein, with protein sequence MRPARFTLHRPTSLSQALALKAEHGDDATFHAGGTELLVALKAHVLRYAHVIDIKQIPALRGVRIREGDVLSIGALTTHHALANDPLVREHLPGYAELSEQVANIRVRVAGTLGGVLCFGEPHADAPTMLSALDAWVVLAGPNGEREVPSRDFHLGEFATAREDNEMLVAIEVAPQSPGTRSAYRCFGHTERPAVGVAAVWSTDNPQRLSLWAGALTAAPVRLAQAEEAASRLAPDLPSPAVWERLQEAVAADAASLEAHDDLHGGADYKRHLVSVLAQRAIAACLP
- a CDS encoding isochorismatase family protein, with the protein product MTSIIERRPRPWDGIIPEEEQAIYREAGWGTPSGLGRRPALLIIDVQYRSMGETPMPIRQAIDHMSTSCGEYGWRAVPHIARLLAAFRALHAPVLYPYVAPKGVHNRGQFETKVPAVMNVPQRGYDFIAEVQPRPEDITIPKFQASAFHGTALTSYLISLGIDTLVVTGCTTSGCVRATVVDACSLNFKVVVPEDAVYDRSQTSHAVNLFDMASKYADVMPTDELVERLHAETTRR